The genomic interval aagacattaatcagaagcacaaaacccgttgccattgacagcggtgattaaatgctttgccggtgatttatgtagatttaacaaaggcccgaacgttgggaaggcccattcatgtgaatggaacgttctgcagcactctgaagagccgtaataaccacttgtaactcctgactTAATCAGTCATCacaagtctctaccagctttcagaaaatcagatcatgccgctgttttcctactgcctatgtacaaacagagaagtcagagggacccccccagtgacgaaggaggtcaagtgctggactgaccaatcggaagccaggctacaggacgcccttagcaacgttgactgggagatgttcaagacgaactctgctgacatcaatgagtttacggaagtagcattgagttacatcaacatgctaactgattccatcatcccaactgtaaagatccgaagcttccctaaccagaagccatgggtggatagagaagtgagaacggcattaaagacacgcaacatgacttataatgctgggcttatttcagggatatgacggattacaaagcagcatcttatagtttacgcgagctattaaagatgctaagccgGGCGccatagagacagagttgaagctgatttcttggagggtgatccagcacgaagTGTGGagaggactccgaaccatcactggctttgaaagaaagtccctcctatgatgaatgtgagtaaagccctccctgatgaacttaatgcttttatgctcgctttgacatgaaaaacacagactatcttgcactagctgcagcatgtgaagcaaatgaggatgcacctttctgtgtctctgaggtcgatgtgagcaatgcctttaggagggttaattgtagaaaagctgctggaccgatggaatttctaacagggttttgaaatcctgcgctgctcagttagctcctgtgttcacttatattttttaacacatcattggctcaagagacagttcctacttgcctcaagcagtctgttattgttccagtatcgaaaaacaaaagtccatcatgtctgaatgactaccgcccagtagccctggcgcctacagtgatgaagtgttttgagaagcttgtgaaaaacattatctgctcatccctccctgcctccttgacccctccaatttgcttacagagccaacaggtctacagaggatgccatctcaaacctcatgcacaccaccttaactcacctgggaattatgtgaggatgctgttcattgactttagttcagcattcaacacgatagtacctctcaccttggtcacaaagatgaaggccttaggactgaacaccaccctgtgtcactagatatttgacttcctcaccaaccgttcacaagtggttagagtgggggtctgacatctgactcattaaccatcagcactggtgctcccaaAGGCTGTgtttttgagtccactgctgtacaacatatacacacatgactgcaaagccaacagtagtcatacctccatcatcaagtttgcagatgacacagtgatcttgggcctgattagtaacaacaatgaacagttctacttggatcaggttgatgaggtggcacagtggtgtcaatctaacagcttgacactgaatatcaataaaaccaaggaaatggtagtggattacagaaggcagcagcagaactacagttacaccccactaatgatcagcgggcaacctgtagagagtcacaagttttaaataccttggtgtcctcattactgaagacttaacatggactgttaacactcaatatgttctgaagaagtccagacaacgactctacttccttcgtcagctaaggaaattcaaagtttctacatccatcatgaaggccttctacacttcagcggttaagagtgttctaactggtagcattatcacctggtatgggaactccacagttagagattgtagtactctgcagagagtagtgcgctcagctgaacgtactataagaactcaactccctgctctacaagatatctattccagaagagtactcctaagagcccaaaagattctgaaggactcttctcatcctaacaatggattattcctaccgctgaaatcaagaagacgcctatgtagtcacaaagccagaactgagagactcaggagaagtttttatccccaggccatctgAACTCTGactactgactttgcacacattcactcctcagcactcatgaccccccacacacacacacacacacctacatgacttttagcacttttacatccctctccctatgctacagaccttttatttattttcttgtttcatcacatgtcaaaacacacacacacacacacacacacacacacacacacatctgactttctccaacttttgcacatctccatagaactttttatttattattcagaGTTTCTTTTCggacgaatagccttggccacacaactgcactgcaaaaaaaaaaaaggttggctGAACTTGAAAAATAAAAGTCAACCGATTTCACTAACTTTTTCAAGTTATTTCAACTGCATTGTGCAGAACTTTATATTTCAATTTGCAGGACTCAATAAAGTAAGTAAACACTTCAACTAGTAGAACACAAAATGTTAAGTTAATGGGACTTAAGTTGGTACAGCTAGCTAAAACTTAATAATTCAAGTAAGAGGGGCTTAAGTTAATGCAAGTAGCTAGAACTCAATAATTCAAGTAAGATGGGCTTAAATTGGTACAAGTAGCTAGAACTCAATATTTTGAGTAAGATGGGCTTAAGTTAATACAAGTAGCGAGAACTCAATATTTAAAGTAAGAAGAGCATAAGTTAGTTCAACTAATAAAACCACCTCAAACACCATGTCAGTTAcaacaaatgttttattttctctcactcttaaGAGTGCAGTGATATAGTCTGAGAAGTGTTGGGGTCATAAActgtaaaaaacaaaatggagcCAACTCCAAAAACATGGTGCTTTCAGGAAAAGCTACAAGCTAAAACAATGTCTTCACACGCAGAACAATTCAATGGCATGCACTTAGTTTGAgcccaaaataataaaaataaactttgcaTGTTTAAGCGCTGTCAGTGTCTTGGGATTCACAGTGTAGtcatggcaaacacacacacaatatacagatCTAGAAAATGCAGCTAGCCTCCAATGACTGCATTTTCTAgatctgtattgtgtgtgtgtgtgcatgcatggtcACATTCTCTAAATATGGTGTGcgtgcgcgagtgtgtgtgttagtctgtgtgtCAGTCTATATTATGTTTTTCTCCCGCTGAAGAGCCTGGTCCAATGgctaaatttgtgtgtgtgagtaactgTTCCCCTATCTGCCATTAGCAgaaaacacataaacagacagacacacaggcaaacaattGTAAAGCACTTCATAGATACAGTGATACAATCTGAGAAGTGTTGGGGTCACAAActgtaaaaaacaaaatggagcCACCTCCAAAGACATGGTGCTTCCAGGAAAAACTACAAGCTAAAACAATGTCTTCACTCACAGAACAATTCAACGGCATGCACTTAGTTTGAGCCCAAAAGTGTGAATATTTCAGCAGATCAGTAATCAAATATAAAAAATGCAGCCACATTTCCTATCCTTTCCTTTCGTATGGCGTGCGTGCAcaagtttctgtgtgtttgcctgtgtgtcagtctgtattatgtctttctccctcttaaGAGCCTGGTCCAATGGCTGCATTTTCTAGatctgtataatgtgtgtgtgtgtgtgtgtgtgtgtgtgtgtgtgtgtgtgtgtgcgcgcgcgcgcgagaGTAACTGTTCCCCTATCTGCCAATTAGGAGAAAGACataatagagacagacagacacacaggcaaacacttGTAAAGCACTCAGAACCACATAGAACCACCACATTTTCTCATCCCCACTAGAACACAGGGGGCTAACTCTTCAGGTAGTTTGGCCTACCTTCAACGTAGCCAGGTATATGAACATCCAGCATTAAGCCAGTCCAAGCGGACATTTAGAGGTGCTTGTAGCATTTTAGTGTTTTTGTTGTAGCAGCGTTCTGTCTTATATCTGCCTCTGCTTAGTGACTCAGTGTTAGATGTGAAGCAATAAACAGCCAGCACTGGTTTCTACCATCAATGTTTCTACCATCAATGTTCCTCCAAAGtttagacagacaaacagacagaagccTATCTTAACAATTCGTAAAGCTTACGTCGAAGAGAAAGCGCTCTAGAGGAGCAGCTCTGAGCATCAAGTTCCACAAATACCTTCTGGATCACCTCAAATGTGTAACTAAGATCCTTTGGGTATTCCATGTTTGTGGCATACAAGAGTCCAAACAGGTATGCAACAGCAGATGGCAGATCTTTAATGTCTTCTAGGACCACAGTCTCTTCCAAGATGATGGCAATGTTGATTACTGTTGGAAGAGACTTCCTCACAGCAACATCATCTTCGAGTACTGTGAGGATGCCAATCTTCACATTTCTTGTGTAGATCTCTTCAGCATCAGTTTCCTGAGAAATCCaagcagaaagaaagaagaaaaaatctCGGGTCAGTTTTAGGCAGGCATCTCTATTTGGCATGATAACCTTGCCAGACTAGTAGCTTAATGGAAATTCATGTGTTCATTATTTGCCTACTGAAACTCAATGTGTTTCTGGGCAATGCAAATACATTTTAGGTCCATGTGGGGTCCATTGCACTTAGGATATTTTATGCATGCTATATCCCAGCTAGAAGGAATGGGCTTTCAGAACATGCATCATTTGGGATATTTAATCAATTTTCCCTACAGGCATTTCAATTGCCTATACAAGGCTAGGTTGCATGGTAAATGAGGAGATGGGAAAGGTGGGAATACTTTTAGGTGTTATTTATATGATGCAAGCCATTAATAAAACAGATTCACAAATATAAGATGAAGAAACCTGTCTATAGGTCAGTCAAGCTCTGACACATTGAAACATATTCTGCCCTCCTTGATGGCATGGACTGTACATAGTTCTGGAATGTAGTTGCAAtgtatttgcatttattcaACGTCTACTAACTGCTGTTAAGCTTCACCTCGGCAAAGGTCATCATACTAATATGTAATGTGGACATATAGGAAGCCAAAAAGCATGACAACATTTGTGATGGGTGGTCTGGCTCATGGACAAGCTGTAGCATAGCATGGGTCATCTGCAGTAGGCTATCACTTTGAATCCAACTGATACTTGTGAGCACCTGTACTGTAAAATGGCCCTTTCCCTACATGCCAGTTCTAATTTGCATTTGAACACAACCACTGACAAGCGTGCAATTTACCCATGTCCTTTTTACAAAACAAACTAGGACTAGTTTATCTATCAGGTAAATTTTGCAACACTATTCTCTGCTGCATTTTGAACCTTACAATGGCAGCCTGgacttttaaagggacaccagacaacattttcgtgttaattactcatcttcgtaagtcggtatttggttaaatgactcgttacagggcgaatgaagactctctcacccgcctctactgcctgtaggaagaatatcccgcttgcaagttcagtgtatcctacccgccgaccgaagcaggaaggctaacgaaacgctagaaaTTGTTGCAAaggtgtgtataatggcagagccggcgaagaagcagcgaaaacccttgacggaagacacaaagaaaaggaaaagagcttcaggccgagcgagggggagttccgtagagaaaaagcatcaggcttgcctggtgtccctttaaacattCTGTGCCGCATGGGGATTTTGTAGAGGATGATGGAAGGGAAGCCTGGGAGGAAAACAGATAAAGAACAATAACACTTACCAAGCACTTCCGAAAAAGGCATCCAGATTCTTCTTTTAGGACGAGAGGCAGTCCTTCCAAGGCTACTCTTTTCCTAAGGTCCATgatgtctgacacctgagtATACATtgtgataaagaaaaaaataatgtcaATTCTATTTTTTCCCTGgatgtcaattaaaaaataGATTTACACAACACATCAACAAAGAATAATGTGAATTGCTGCGGAATAATACTGGTGCTGTCATACGAATGCTCCCCAAACAGCAATCAGCCTGTAGCACTGCTGAGCCTAAGTTAACTTTGAACCTTCAGGACACCTCTATTGTTGGTTCTGCCACTCACCACATCACCCCATACATTTTCTATGGGGTACTGGTCAGGAACGTTTACTGACTTACAACTGTCAACAGACCCAATACAGACGACCTGAAGGTAACCATCAGAGCAACCTGGGCTTTCATAAGACCTCAGTCGTGTAAAAGCAGCCCCAAGCAAGTCTTGtaggcatacatacacatatgtgtTAGAGGGACAAGATTTCTGTAATTTAAGAAATCTTAAACCACCGTTGGTGTCATGTActgtaatattattttttttaaacactgGATATGGGGTTTTGATGGGCTCAAAGTCACAGTAATTAAATTTGAAACTAATGAAACTTGAAACACTTTGTGTGTAATGCTCTATAAGGGCTTTGACTTCAACTGAATTTCTGAAAAAATAAACCTTTTCAGTTTCGTAATTTTTTTGGATGCAGTGTATGGAAACAAACTACCTGGTCGTCCAGAGGAGCAAGCAGTGCAGTCAACTCCGATCCAGCAGGCTCCTTCTTCTTCCGGTAATACTTCATTAATGCTGGAGTGAATTTTTCAAGCGATGACTGGAATGTCACCATGAGGTCTATGTTGGTGATCCGGTAGAATTCGCGGCAAATCTGTTAAAACAGTGTGACAGAGTGTTTAAGATAAAGGACAGATAAACAGTTAGAGGTGAGCAACCAAATGGAATGCTATAGTAAATAGATACTGACCTCATCTTTGAAGAACAGAGCAGGCCATCTGTCTCTCAATACTGTGACCAAAGGCTCAATGTCAACCACCTCTTGACGTCGGAAGGAGAAAGTAAGAGCCATCGTTTCTTTAACAAAGGTGCTGTCAAACTTCTTCTTTTCGGTTTCTTTAATCATTTGTAGTCTTAAGTCATCAAGGGTTTCATCAGATTGGCCTTCGGGATGGGGTGGTAAAAAGTTGACCTCTGCTCTTCTTGCTTTCTTGAGGCGAAACCCCTTCTTCTGAATCTTGTTGTCTTTTGTTCACGCTCACTTCTGCATGTCCTGCTTTACGTAACTTACTCCTCCCAACTTTAAACCAAAGGCTTACAATCCATCCATCATACCCGGTTCCAGGACCATCTTCTGTGAGACATGGGTGCTTTTCTACTAGTGCTGCAGCATAAAACTTCATATCTTGCTTTTCCGGGTAGCAACCAGATACAAAAATGGAGTCAACTAAAGCGGTACAGATGGCAGATTTCATTTCTCTTGGGGGGACAATGGGAGTTTTGGTCTGCCTGTATATCTCATTGCCTTTTTTAAGACGAAGCTCAACATCAAGGGAGAATTTGGGAATTTCAATTGATCCTGGCAATGGCAAATCTTTggctgttttaagtcttttgtAAATGTTTGGAGAACCTAAATTCTCATGACTAGATATGCTTGCTGTGTCAAGTGACGACACCGAGTTTGTGTCGGACAGATCTGATGGAGGTGTCGTAGTATCATTAGAGACTATGTTGTCCCACACAACTTTTAGGACTGCTTTGTCCGCAGGCAACTCATCTATGCTGTGTAAATTACAAAGAGCATTCCCAAACTCTGGATCTTCAAATTGCAAAGAAAACTGTTCAGTCAGTCCAAGCATCTCTCTGAGAATCTCCTTAAGTCGATCCACAGATTCTGGCGGACAAGGAAGGTTGACCCGCCGAATATTGTCTGAAGATATACACACCCGTAACAGCATTCTGAGGAGATAAAATGCACAACAATTGAAGAATTAGTTACATTATCTCACAAAAGAGAGTACACGCCTCCCATTTGTTTTAAGTAATATTCAGAGGAAGATAACTACTATAAAAGCTGTACACTGACTACATTAAGTTATATCAAGTTTCATTTCTATAGTGCCGTCCcatgaaaatatataataaaatatttgcaAAAAGTGATATTTGCAATATCACTTTTGTGATATGTACGTAATCTCAAGCCTACCATATGTGCTATGTGTGGAGGAAAATAAtttatagaataaaaaaaaaaaactgtacacctcaatgaaatattattttaaacgcttaaagggatattccaccatttggggaattacactaaTTTTCCACCTGTCCTTGAGTTAAAcaacttttagctccagcctagcatagatcattgaatcggattagaccattagcatctcgtcTGCTAGCATCACACGTAAAAGTGATTTtgggtaattttcctatttaaaacttgtctcttctcaagttagaaagtgtaataagactaacGGAAAAGGAAACATggtgattttctaggctgatttgacatggaactatactgcCATTCAGGCATCAATGGGggcatccgtggcctactggttagcgcatcggacttgtaaccggagggttgccgactAGTAGGAACGGctaggtgcccttgagcaaggcacccaacccctcactgctccccgagcgctgctgtagcaggcagctcactgcgccgggattagtgtgtgcttcccctcactgtgtgttcactgtgtgctgagtgtgtttcactaattcacagattgggataaatgaagagaccaaatttccctcacaggatcaaaagagtaaataCACACTTaggcgtaataatccagtcataACCAATTCCTCTGcagcagctcaaccttgttgttGGAAGTTAATTTTCAAGTGCTCCATTATATGATTGTGCTGCTGCACCCATGGTACGTTTGCAACATTTCATAATTATTATGCCAGAATGAGAATATAGacggctggatgaacttgagaaaggtaaaaaacaattgtttaactcaaggggaggtggaaaatgagtgtaattccccaaatgctGGAATGTCCCTTTAAAATACATACATCACAATGTTTTCACTTACCATTAATACAATAGAAAAGCCTTTGGAGTAACAACAACACAACCTCCAACTGTATATGCCACCAACGGATGGAAGTCATTCAGCATGTCTGGGTCAAGGACACAAATCTCCCCATATCTGCTTTCTTCAATAATGTAAGACCTCATATGCTCGGTATACCACGATGTGACTTTCTTACAAAGAAATGACACGGTTTTCTGAAACACTAAACATTTCATAATCTTATAAAATTCAGGCAAGCCACTTAAATATCCCGCTGAAAGGATCAAACCTGACCTGTAACTgatcccatccacacacacatcactagaGACTGACACAGAGTTTGTGTTTGGGTATTTGTTTTCAACGGCTGACCTAAGAGGTGCCTCCAAGTCACAGGTTGAAAAAGGTTCGGCCTTCTCTACGTAAATTGCCTGCCTGAAAAGGTCACCACGATCTGAATAGTATGCCAGCATTTCCTGGTGTTTTGTTCCTAGTGTCAGAAGGATATTCTTAAAGTTTCTAGTGTCATGCACAACTTTTTTGAAGTAGCTGTGCTTCGCTTCAAAACGCATCGTCCACAGTGACACCAGTGGGCCGAAACAATGAATCAAATGAGGATAATGATCCACAAAGTGATGCTTAGGCCGTAAGGGAAAATCTGGAAATGTTTCAATGACCAAGTTGCGATGGTCATTTATTAAACTAGCCATGTAACCCAGTGTTTCCTCTGAAAATGATGTACACACAGCCAACTCCACAATGACCTTCAAATCCATTAGGATCTCCCAAGAAGGTTCATTTTCTGGAATGCGGTGACCGATCATGAGGGGAAGCAGACGAAGGAGGGTCCAATTTTCGTGTGCATTCCCTCCAACAGTACCCTTTTTGAAACACGACTTGGCAATAATCTTGGGCTTATTCACTTTGTCAGGGTCTTGGTATGTGAATGTCTTGATATACCTATTTAGGTCCTTATGTGTGAGAAAACCTTTGGCTATCAAATCCTGCAAACACACTGCTAACTCCAATGGCACAATGCCCTCAAATAGGTCATGGAGCACATCAGGTGGAAACCCTGTAATGGGGTGAAAGTATGACAAAGCCTTACTCAATGCACATTCCCTTTTCACCCCAAAGACATGTGTGCTGCCACTACTTTGCAATGTCTCCACATGAGAGTTGTGTTCCTCAATGGTTCTCAATTTGAAATCCCTGACCTTTGTGCACTTAATATCATCCTTGGAAGTTACACAAAATCTGCAGTAGTTGGTGGCACTAAAACATTCCACAAATCCTGCCAAACTGTTTGCCCCAAGGTTATCTGCACAGACACAAAAGACTGTCCCTTTCAAGTGCCGATTAAGACCAGCGACAAACACCCCCGTTTGCTCCAAAAGTTGGATCTCTCGCGTTAAAGGGCTCAGGAATTTCTCATAACCAAAGGTGTGAACATCATCACTGTTCCCAAGTGTAGCCAGCTGAATAGAAGTCAGATTAGAGCGGTACTTTGGTGGCAGATTGAGCAAAGACCAGTACACAGCCACAATCTTATGTTCCTTCTTAGACGTACCGAGAGGATTGCACACCTCAGACTCATCTATATACAACCCCAAGGAAATGTTAGGATCATCCTCACTCAAAAGTGCATTGGTTTTATAATAATGGCCATCTTGGAATGATTTGAGCTGTCCAGAAGCTGAGTTGTGATCAAACACCATTTTGTCAAAAACGTCTGCATTAGACAACAGGCTATTAAGGGTGTCATGAATAGAAACGTAAATGAAAGAGTTCTTACGAGTTCTTTCAAAAAGATATTCAATTGGTTTCAAAATTGAGAAATGTTCTTTGAAATACAAGTCACGTCTGTACTGTGTGGATAAACTACCCCGTTCGGAAGTGGTTTGAATGATAGGGTTAGATTCAAACATGGCATCAGTTACTTCCTGAAGGATTGCTGAATCTTTATCAATGCCATGCTTCCTGAAAATATCTGTTATTTTTTAACAGCAAGTTCATTTGCCAGTTTCTCAATATCATTGAGCTCTAAAATGATTTTCTGAGTAGCATTCTTTGTGACATGGAGAACTGTTTGCATTGACAAAAATAAGGATGCAAGCTTGTGTTCCAGTGCATCAGTGTCAAAACTTTCAAGAAATGGTTCATCTGCCTCTGAATCTATGGTAACGTGAGTAGAGGGTCCTTCGTCCCCATCATCAAAATCATAATCATGACTGTCTACCTCAGAGTCAGCACTTCTTAATGTATCTACAAGGACAGCTGCAGATTtgatgtctttgtctgtgtgattTCTGTGATTCCTACACTTGTGAATGTTGAAATTAGCAACATTCTTTATTTTATGCTCACAGCCAACAAATGGGCATGTTATTACTGTACCACTCCTCAAATGCCCTCGAAGATGTGCAAAATATTCACAAGCAGTACAAGCACTTTGGAATGAGCAATAATCGCACTTGAATGTTGATGAGATTTCAGTCAACGTCTTTTTGGCATGGTAGCGTGCAACATGACATTTTAAAGTACCTGATGTCCTAAATGTACAGACACAATCAGGATAGGGGCAGGGCCAAGTTCTTCCTTGATGACCTTTAGCGTGTACAAGCCGGTAGTGGTTTAGAAGTGTCGTCACATCCGAGTGAGCAAATTTACATTTTTGCATTGCATCACAATTTCGAGGGAGATGTTTTCTGTGGGGATGAAACAAAACAGAATAAAAAGAGATTACAGTATCTTAAATGCCATTCTTAAAAATGCAATACATATTTCAGACAATCAGACAACTTAAACAGAATATGTACTAGTTGCCACAACTTTTGACTGATATTGTACAGTCAATCACCTTAAAGATTTCAAAGGCCTAGGCAGTAACTTACAACTTAGCCCTTAGcctacaaagaaaaaaaaaaatcccaaataGGGCATCAAACTAATGTAAAACCTACACTGCCGCGGAACCACGTGATTTGATAACCAGCCATTATTCTGGTCACAGCCAGAGTAAAGGTGTTGGTA from Alosa alosa isolate M-15738 ecotype Scorff River chromosome 4, AALO_Geno_1.1, whole genome shotgun sequence carries:
- the LOC125293733 gene encoding uncharacterized protein LOC125293733; protein product: MIKETEKKKFDSTFVKETMALTFSFRRQEVVDIEPLVTVLRDRWPALFFKDEICREFYRITNIDLMVTFQSSLEKFTPALMKYYRKKKEPAGSELTALLAPLDDQVSDIMDLRKRVALEGLPLVLKEESGCLFRKCLETDAEEIYTRNVKIGILTVLEDDVAVRKSLPTVINIAIILEETVVLEDIKDLPSAVAYLFGLLYATNMEYPKDLSYTFEVIQKVFVELDAQSCSSRALSLRRKLYELLR